A window of the Branchiostoma lanceolatum isolate klBraLanc5 chromosome 13, klBraLanc5.hap2, whole genome shotgun sequence genome harbors these coding sequences:
- the LOC136447837 gene encoding sugar transporter SWEET1-like isoform X2, with protein MFEDLSLVSVMSLLATVCTVGQFLTGSVIASKITQKGSTTGVTVYPFLTALINCTFWLKYGVLVQDKTLVVVNSIGALLQTSYLVVYYVYTKQKNTLHNQLLAGGAVLFPVLIYVKFFSPDDTVAAFHLGLMASGCAVLMYGSPLATMAEVLKTKCTETMTPALSVANFVVSSEWYIYGRLVNDLFIQIPSLLGALLSFAQLPLYFLYPRTPSRIAQL; from the exons ATGTTTGAGGATCTTTCTCTAGTCTCTGTGATGTCTCTTCTGGCAACTGTCTGTACAGTCGGGCAGTTTCTCACAGGATC GGTTATAGCGTCAAAGATCACCCAGAAGGGCTCAACAACAGGAGTCACCGTCTATCCATTCCTCACTGCGCTGATCAA CTGCACATTCTGGCTGAAATATGGAGTCTTGGTTCAGGACAAAACACTTGTGGTGGTCAACTCTATAGGAGCTCTTCTACAGACTAGCTACCTGGTGGTATACTATGTCTACACTAAACAAAAG AACACCCTGCACAACCAGTTGTTAGCCGGGGGAGCGGTGTTGTTTCCCGTCCTGATCTATGTGAAGTTTTTCTCGCCAGACGACACTGTGGCAGCCTTCCACCTGGGCCTCATGGCCTCTGGCTGCGCTGTTCTCATGTACGGGTCACCACTGGCTACTATG GCTGAAGTCCTGAAGACCAAGTGCACAGAGACCATGACTCCCGCCTTATCTGTGGCCAACTTTGTGGTCTCCTCAGAGTGGTACATCTATGGGAGACTGGTCAACGACTTATTCATACAG ATCCCCAGCCTTCTCGGTGCATTACTGAGTTTCGCACAACTTCCTCTGTACTTCCTGTACCCACGGACGCCGTCACGTATCGCTCAACTATGA
- the LOC136447837 gene encoding sugar transporter SWEET1-like isoform X1 → MFEDLSLVSVMSLLATVCTVGQFLTGSVIASKITQKGSTTGVTVYPFLTALINCTFWLKYGVLVQDKTLVVVNSIGALLQTSYLVVYYVYTKQKNTLHNQLLAGGAVLFPVLIYVKFFSPDDTVAAFHLGLMASGCAVLMYGSPLATMAEVLKTKCTETMTPALSVANFVVSSEWYIYGRLVNDLFIQVPNLLGALLGLIQLSLFVLYPRTPKAANVNQA, encoded by the exons ATGTTTGAGGATCTTTCTCTAGTCTCTGTGATGTCTCTTCTGGCAACTGTCTGTACAGTCGGGCAGTTTCTCACAGGATC GGTTATAGCGTCAAAGATCACCCAGAAGGGCTCAACAACAGGAGTCACCGTCTATCCATTCCTCACTGCGCTGATCAA CTGCACATTCTGGCTGAAATATGGAGTCTTGGTTCAGGACAAAACACTTGTGGTGGTCAACTCTATAGGAGCTCTTCTACAGACTAGCTACCTGGTGGTATACTATGTCTACACTAAACAAAAG AACACCCTGCACAACCAGTTGTTAGCCGGGGGAGCGGTGTTGTTTCCCGTCCTGATCTATGTGAAGTTTTTCTCGCCAGACGACACTGTGGCAGCCTTCCACCTGGGCCTCATGGCCTCTGGCTGCGCTGTTCTCATGTACGGGTCACCACTGGCTACTATG GCTGAAGTCCTGAAGACCAAGTGCACAGAGACCATGACTCCCGCCTTATCTGTGGCCAACTTTGTGGTCTCCTCAGAGTGGTACATCTATGGGAGACTGGTCAACGACTTATTCATACAG GTTCCTAACTTACTCGGGGCTCTACTGGGACTGATACAGCTGTCCCTCTTCGTACTTTACCCTCGGACTCCAAAAGCTGCCAACGTAAATCAGGCGTAG